A single window of Crassostrea angulata isolate pt1a10 chromosome 8, ASM2561291v2, whole genome shotgun sequence DNA harbors:
- the LOC128159307 gene encoding C-type lectin domain family 4 member D-like has translation MHSNHIHFWRRNEKYDDKIFANQLNITEEPLHATSVTSCGRLCSNLRKSSAFSFMKNVCYCYDSKPTDRFVFTTMGGVVYYSEEPVAKYIECADKIYTYLGDVDLCIKVYSDGRNSTDAADKCRSDGGHLITLDTAEKLHAFSEFATKYTAYHIGLENIEGRWEWTRDSTLVFDPSLWNANEPNGQSVSPPELCGAFFRGSDINGMPGVADVPCCIPFHFVCEL, from the exons ATGC attcaAATCACATTCACTTTTGgagaagaaatgaaaaatatgatgatAAAATATTTGCCAACCAACTCAATATAACCGAAGAACCTCTGCACGCTACGTCTGTAACATCTTGTGGACGATTGTGTTCCAATCTTCGGAAGTCCTCggctttttcttttatgaaaaatgtttgttaCTGCTACGATAGCAAACCGACAGATAGGTTTGTCTTTACAACAATGGGAGGAGTTGTATACTATTCAGAAGAGCCagttgcaaaatatattg AGTGTGCGGACAAAATATACACATACCTGGGTGATGTCGATCTCTGCATCAAAGTTTACTCTGACGGGAGAAACTCCACGGACGCTGCCGATAAATGTCGATCAGACGGAGGTCATCTCATTACGTTAGACACCGCTGAAAAATTACATGCTTTTTCGGAGTTTGCCACTAAATACA CTGCGTATCACATTGGACTAGAAAACATAGAAGGCAGATGGGAATGGACACGAGACAGTACACTGGTATTTGACCCAAGTCTGTGGAATGCTAATGAACCCAACGGTCAAAGTGTTTCTCCACCCGAATTATGTGGGGCTTTTTTTAGGGGATCAGATATCAATGGAATGCCTGGTGTTGCTGATGTCCCGTGCTGCATCCCTTTTCACTTTGTATGTGAATTGTGA
- the LOC128159306 gene encoding uncharacterized protein LOC128159306, protein MGEIKVKLRNILNKHLDETKKIQSLIKQTLLFIEEIEKSTEVFSTIEYNSKIRQFSKLPTKVQASLPIFIPKPIDPKKLYSLFGQMAVPCLATATGETGLSLDEPNISVRELLDDPELVATIHTGCKDLCSVARLNDDLIYTNGITSAIQCFIVCSLLQTVETESLGDPVDIAVDGDGDLLYSDKIAGTVNKVKNEETEELIELEEWTPGQLCVTSTGNILITICNADETQSKVVRYSGSTEKQTIQFNEEGNPLYSGNNKIKYITENRNHDICVADYVAGAIVVVDQDGKLRWRYTGHSSVTKNKSFHPVGITSDSQSHILTADFKNDCIHILDQSGQFLRNIDICGLRNPFGLCVDNDDNLFVCEYYKGNVKKIKYLK, encoded by the coding sequence atggGCGAGATAAAAGTGAAgctcagaaatattttaaataaacactTGGATGAAACCAAAAAGATACAATCCCTCATAAAGCAAACACTTCTGTTTATAGAAGAAATAGAGAAATCCACTGAAGTATTTTCAACCATTGAATACAACTCTAAGATTCGACAATTCAGCAAGCTTCCAACCAAAGTTCAGGCATCATTGCCAATATTCATTCCAAAACCAATTGACCCTAAGAAGCTGTATAGTTTGTTTGGACAAATGGCCGTACCTTGTCTAGCTACTGCTACAGGAGAAACTGGCCTGTCACTCGATGAACCCAACATATCAGTCAGAGAACTACTGGACGATCCGGAGCTTGTTGCCACAATACACACTGGGTGTAAAGATCTATGCAGTGTAGCACGTCTTAATGATGATTTGATATATACAAATGGAATAACCAGTGCCATCCAATGCTTCATTGTATGTTCACTCCTTCAGACAGTTGAAACGGAATCATTGGGGGATCCCGTTGATATAGCTGTAGATGGTGATGGGGATCTACTGTACTCTGACAAGATAGCAGGGACAGTGAATAAAGTAAAGAATGAAGAGACAGAGGAGTTGATCGAATTAGAGGAATGGACGCCCGGTCAGCTGTGTGTCACCTCTACTGGTAATATCCTGATTACCATATGCAATGCTGATGAAACTCAATCCAAAGTTGTCCGATACTCGGGATCtacagagaaacaaacaattcaattcaatgaaGAAGGTAACCCTCTGTACTCaggaaataataaaataaaatacattactgagaacagaaaccatgacatTTGTGTAGCTGATTATGTGGCTGGTGCAATAGTGGTGGTTGATCAGGACGGGAAACTCAGATGGAGGTACACTGGTCATTCCTCAGTTACCAAGAACAAGTCATTTCATCCAGTTGGTATCACATCAGACAGCCAGAGTCATATCCTTACAGCAGACTTTAAAAACGAttgtatccacatcctggatcaaaGTGGACAGTTTCTCCGTAACATTGATATATGTGGTCTGCGGAATCCCtttggtttatgtgtggacaatgATGACAATTTGTTCGTGTGTGAGTATTACAAAGGCAatgtgaagaaaataaaatatttaaagtag
- the LOC128158085 gene encoding C-type lectin domain family 4 member C-like, translating into MKFLCACLLIGLLYRINSVHSNHIHVWRNNEKYNDKLFVDQFNFNEEPLHAISATSCGRLCTNLGISPAFSYRRKNCYCYASTPNSNSSYTNMRGAVYYTKEPVEKSIACAEKKYTYLSNTDICYKIYDDIFGLLNPGDGCQSDGAHLIMLDTAEKLQDFQFLQPGNYYLIGLEKISDKWEWTGDRSVVFNTSLWYPGEPNGLLVPELCGAVGHFLAGGIGIFDISCTYHKCICEI; encoded by the exons ATGAAGTTTTTGTGTGCATGTCTTTTGATAGGACTTTTATACAGAATCAACAGCGTAC aTTCTAATCATATCCACGTTtggagaaataatgaaaaatataatgacaAGCTATTTGTCGACCAATTCAACTTCAACGAAGAACCTCTGCACGCTATATCCGCGACATCTTGCGGACGGCTGTGTACCAATCTTGGGATCTCCCCGGCTTTTTCTTACCGTAGGAAGAATTGCTACTGTTATGCCAGCACGCCGAATAGTAATTCCTCATATACAAATATGAGAGGAGCTGTGTATTACACCAAAGAACCAGTTGAAAAGTCCATCG CATGTGCGGAAAAAAAGTACACATACCTGAGTAATACCGACATTTGCTATAAAATCTACGACGACATTTTTGGACTTCTGAACCCCGGTGATGGATGTCAATCAGACGGGGCTCATCTTATTATGTTAGACACGGCCGAAAAACTCCAGGATTTCCAGTTCCTTCAACCAGGCA ATTATTACTTAATTGGATTAGAGAAGATTAGCGACAAGTGGGAATGGACAGGTGACAGATCAGTTGTATTCAACACTAGTCTGTGGTACCCAGGCGAACCAAATGGTCTTCTAGTGCCAGAACTCTGCGGGGCTGTGGGACACTTCCTGGCAGGTGGAATTGGTATTTTTGATATTAGTTGTACATATCACAAGTGCATATGCGAAATATAA
- the LOC128158083 gene encoding uncharacterized protein LOC128158083, which yields MPNDFANRRTMRSLNEEQEQEVVDAHNAARLRASGSNMMKMRYNKVLAAQAQEHADSCVEAHSGLASENMFFSSATTINMSQAVHNWEIEKYDYDYDTNTCKEGRACGHYTQVVWASSDEVGCGASNKCGGDYKTHIVCQYLPSGNYAGVRPFKTGAPCSDCTACGYSCENGLCTRETSQCTDCYTGTGESYEGKYNTTLSGIPCQNWKSKFDFLDDHNYCRNMFSSSGFTKPLCYVSPTPGNYVVEYCNVPMCGQ from the exons ATGCCAAATGACTTTGCAAACAGAAGAACAATGCGCAGTCTAAACGAAGAACAGGAACAGGAAGTAGTAGATGCACACAACGCCGCCCGGCTGAGAGCTTCCGGCTCAAACATGATGAAAATG CGGTACAACAAGGTGCTTGCCGCCCAAGCCCAGGAACACGCTGACTCTTGTGTAGAGGCACACTCAGGACTGGCCAGCGAAAACATGTTCTTTTCATCGG CAACTACAATCAATATGTCGCAAGCGGTACATAACTGGGAAATTGAGAAATATGACTATGATTACGACACAAATACTTGCAAAGAAGGAAGGGCATGTGGCCATTATACGCAG GTTGTATGGGCGAGTAGCGATGAAGTAGGTTGTGGTGCCTCGAACAAATGTGGAGGCGATTACAAAACTCACATTGTATGTCAGTACCTTCCAAG TGGGAACTATGCCGGTGTACGTCCGTTTAAGACAGGTGCCCCCTGCAGTGATTGTACAGCGTGTGGATACTCCTGTGAAAATGGACTATGTACAAGG gaaaCATCACAATGCACTG atTGTTACACGGGGACTGGTGAGTCTTACGAGGGGAAATACAACACTACTTTGAGTGGAATACCTTGTCAAAACTGGAAAAGCAAGTTTGATTTCCTAGACGACCACAACTACTGCAGAAATATGTTTAGTAGTTCTGGATTCACGAAACCTCTCTGTTACGTTAGTCCCACTCCAGGGAACTACGTTGTAGAATATTGCAATGTTCCCATGTGTG gacaGTAA